A genome region from Acinetobacter lwoffii includes the following:
- a CDS encoding uracil-DNA glycosylase family protein, which yields MSDIETHPLPPFLPSNAKLLMLGSFPPPATRWKMNFYYPNYQNDMWRIFGLIFFENKDYFLDLPNKKFQEQLIRDFLTETGIAIFDSGYQIRRLKGNASDKFLEIVVPTNIEQLLSQMPQCNHIMTTGDKATDTMMLSMPEGTFKPSIGQPSQAHFVGRDLYLYRMPSSSRAYPVSLEKKAESYRTMFEHVGLV from the coding sequence ATGTCTGATATTGAAACGCATCCGCTACCGCCATTTTTACCGTCCAATGCCAAATTATTGATGTTGGGCAGCTTCCCGCCACCTGCCACACGCTGGAAAATGAACTTTTATTATCCAAACTATCAAAATGATATGTGGCGGATTTTTGGACTGATTTTTTTTGAAAATAAAGATTACTTTTTGGACTTACCTAATAAAAAATTTCAGGAACAATTAATCCGGGATTTTTTAACTGAAACGGGGATTGCGATTTTTGATAGTGGCTATCAGATCCGGCGTTTAAAGGGCAATGCTTCAGATAAATTTTTGGAAATTGTAGTACCCACCAATATTGAGCAACTGCTCAGCCAAATGCCGCAGTGTAATCATATTATGACCACAGGCGACAAGGCCACAGACACCATGATGCTGTCCATGCCTGAAGGGACTTTCAAGCCGAGTATTGGCCAGCCAAGTCAGGCTCATTTTGTCGGACGTGATCTGTATTTATATCGCATGCCTTCATCTTCTCGAGCATATCCGGTTTCTCTGGAGAAAAAAGCCGAAAGTTACCGGACAATGTTTGAGCATGTGGGTCTGGTTTAA
- a CDS encoding pyridoxamine 5'-phosphate oxidase family protein: MISDNEWQQIRRVVADAQRAAMHCSIATVNSKGFPSITPIGTVFLNKKTSTGFFFDTYSTTFSENLQHQPMACIQAVNSSKMFWFHALLKGKFKRYPGVRLYAEIEPLRPASPEEIQQVDSRIRALKWTKGSQLIWSSFHHVREIKINSYRWVEYPNM; encoded by the coding sequence ATGATTTCTGATAATGAATGGCAACAGATTCGCCGGGTGGTCGCTGATGCACAACGGGCCGCCATGCATTGCTCTATTGCAACAGTCAACTCCAAAGGCTTTCCTAGTATTACTCCGATCGGAACCGTATTCCTCAACAAAAAGACCAGTACGGGTTTCTTTTTTGATACTTATTCCACTACTTTTTCTGAGAATTTGCAGCATCAGCCGATGGCCTGTATACAGGCTGTGAACAGTAGCAAAATGTTTTGGTTTCATGCGTTGCTTAAAGGTAAATTTAAGCGTTATCCAGGAGTACGCTTATATGCAGAAATTGAGCCTTTACGTCCGGCCTCACCTGAGGAAATACAGCAGGTGGATTCGCGTATTCGAGCTTTAAAATGGACCAAAGGTAGCCAGTTAATCTGGTCAAGCTTTCATCATGTCCGGGAGATTAAGATCAATAGCTATCGCTGGGTCGAATATCCAAATATGTGA
- a CDS encoding SDR family oxidoreductase, which yields MAKTILITGASSGIGAGMAREFAKKGYNLAICARRLERLEILKQELESQYGIKVIAKTLDVTDYDQVFEVFRAFKEDFGTIDRVIVNAGVGEGRRIGKGNFAINKATVETNFISALAQCEAAVEIFRAQNSGHLVMISSMSAMRGMPKHLTAYGASKAGVAHLAEGIRAELIDTPIKVTTIFPGYIRTEINEGAKKLPFEVDEKTGSRLLAAEIEKAPVKAYVPKWPWLPLGLAMKVLPLKLVNKLG from the coding sequence ATGGCTAAAACAATTTTAATTACCGGTGCAAGTTCAGGGATCGGCGCCGGTATGGCACGTGAATTTGCGAAAAAAGGCTATAACCTGGCGATTTGTGCACGTCGTTTGGAGCGTCTGGAAATCTTAAAGCAGGAACTGGAAAGCCAATATGGCATCAAAGTCATTGCCAAAACACTAGATGTCACCGATTACGATCAAGTGTTTGAAGTGTTTCGTGCTTTTAAAGAAGACTTTGGCACCATTGACCGAGTTATTGTGAATGCTGGTGTCGGTGAGGGCCGCCGGATTGGTAAAGGTAATTTTGCTATCAATAAAGCCACGGTTGAAACCAACTTTATTTCGGCATTAGCACAATGTGAAGCTGCAGTTGAAATCTTCCGTGCACAAAACTCTGGCCATCTGGTGATGATTTCATCTATGAGTGCAATGCGCGGTATGCCAAAACATTTAACGGCTTATGGTGCAAGTAAGGCCGGCGTGGCTCATTTAGCGGAAGGCATTCGAGCTGAATTGATCGATACGCCAATAAAAGTGACCACCATTTTCCCAGGATATATTCGTACTGAAATTAATGAAGGGGCAAAAAAGCTACCTTTTGAAGTAGATGAAAAAACTGGTTCGCGTTTATTGGCAGCAGAAATTGAAAAAGCACCAGTTAAGGCTTATGTGCCGAAATGGCCTTGGTTGCCACTCGGTCTAGCCATGAAAGTATTACCACTTAAACTGGTGAACAAGTTAGGTTAA
- a CDS encoding SGNH/GDSL hydrolase family protein — MLLKAATIALIPALVIQGNRVKKNTLRLPEPEGAREGQTGTGNKLSLLILGDSAAAGVGVEHQDDALLGAILHELKNDFEIDWKLQAKTGDTSSKVIHALDQIEVQHYDVIVTSVGVNDVTKLMPADIWIQKQEQLYSKIQQKFRPKLIIAAGVPPMNMFPALPNPLAWLFGQYAKQMNQQLEKFVNQQVNMQWIEYDIEKYRAMNLQMAADGFHPSKEVYTLWGQEVAGKIRKTF; from the coding sequence ATGTTGCTGAAAGCCGCCACCATTGCCTTGATTCCTGCACTTGTCATTCAGGGTAATCGTGTCAAGAAAAATACCCTAAGACTGCCGGAACCTGAAGGTGCACGTGAAGGTCAAACCGGAACCGGCAACAAACTGTCTCTGCTGATTTTAGGGGATTCGGCAGCAGCAGGTGTAGGAGTAGAACATCAGGATGATGCATTACTGGGTGCAATTCTACATGAACTGAAAAATGACTTTGAAATTGACTGGAAATTACAGGCCAAAACCGGTGATACCAGCTCAAAAGTAATTCATGCTTTGGACCAAATAGAAGTCCAGCACTATGATGTAATCGTCACGTCGGTTGGCGTCAATGATGTGACCAAACTGATGCCTGCTGATATTTGGATTCAGAAACAGGAACAGCTTTATAGTAAAATTCAGCAAAAATTTAGACCGAAACTGATCATTGCTGCCGGTGTTCCGCCAATGAATATGTTTCCGGCGCTACCGAATCCTTTAGCCTGGCTATTTGGCCAGTATGCTAAACAGATGAACCAGCAACTGGAAAAATTTGTGAATCAGCAAGTGAATATGCAATGGATTGAATACGATATTGAGAAGTATCGTGCCATGAATTTACAAATGGCTGCAGATGGTTTTCATCCGAGTAAGGAAGTTTATACACTTTGGGGACAAGAAGTGGCTGGCAAGATTCGGAAGACCTTCTAA
- a CDS encoding fatty acid desaturase, whose translation MSTSADMTDQQRISKVRSIVTQAGEEVRARYPILKHQNFIGASILGFAWAGMIACAVAYGTGYLSAWFTIPLIAIFVSLTHELEHDLIHYMYFKKTPWAHHLMLALVWLARPNTISPWARRRLHLHHHKYSGTEHDLEERGISNGMPWGIRRILVISDQLMSVYLRPFQMIKMIHLFLEKQPEKERKIAMISQLFGFLPLSIIYYGLCYLFVVFHGLNAVSPLFGYEMVWSQGIVDAMPIVNLLAVIWVIPNFIRSFSLQFVSSNMHYYGDIDPRDVIKQTQVLNPWWMVPFQLFCCNFGSTHAIHHFVVKEPFYIRQLTSKTAHKVMKEVGVRFNDVGTFKRMNRWNDYKI comes from the coding sequence ATGTCTACATCTGCGGATATGACTGACCAGCAGCGAATCTCCAAGGTCAGAAGTATCGTTACCCAGGCCGGGGAAGAGGTGCGTGCTCGTTATCCCATACTCAAACATCAGAACTTTATAGGTGCGAGTATTTTAGGCTTTGCCTGGGCAGGCATGATTGCATGCGCGGTAGCATATGGAACAGGTTATCTCTCAGCATGGTTTACCATTCCCTTGATTGCGATTTTTGTATCATTGACCCATGAATTGGAACATGACCTGATTCATTATATGTATTTCAAAAAAACACCTTGGGCACATCATCTGATGCTGGCACTGGTCTGGTTGGCACGTCCAAACACCATCAGTCCGTGGGCACGTCGTCGTTTACATTTGCATCATCATAAATATTCAGGCACTGAACATGACCTGGAAGAACGTGGCATCAGTAATGGTATGCCTTGGGGCATTCGCCGAATTCTGGTGATTAGTGACCAGTTGATGTCAGTGTATCTGCGTCCATTTCAGATGATTAAAATGATTCATCTTTTTCTGGAAAAACAGCCTGAAAAAGAACGTAAAATTGCCATGATTTCTCAGCTATTTGGCTTTTTACCTCTCAGCATTATTTACTATGGATTGTGCTACCTGTTTGTGGTCTTTCATGGTTTAAATGCAGTTTCACCGCTATTCGGTTATGAGATGGTCTGGTCGCAAGGCATTGTCGACGCGATGCCGATTGTAAATCTGCTGGCAGTCATCTGGGTGATTCCGAACTTTATCCGTTCTTTTAGCTTGCAGTTTGTCAGCTCAAATATGCATTACTATGGCGATATTGATCCACGTGATGTGATCAAACAAACCCAAGTGCTCAATCCATGGTGGATGGTTCCGTTCCAGTTATTCTGCTGTAATTTTGGTTCGACCCATGCGATTCATCATTTTGTGGTCAAAGAGCCATTTTATATCCGTCAACTGACGTCCAAAACGGCGCATAAAGTAATGAAAGAAGTGGGCGTGCGTTTTAATGATGTGGGAACTTTTAAGCGTATGAATCGCTGGAATGACTATAAAATCTAA
- a CDS encoding histidine phosphatase family protein yields the protein MTTIYLIRHGQASFGAESYDQLSPNGELQAKLLGRYFDEILKEAPYVVAGSMQRHQQTAQLSLDKCFPESEILTDSAWNEFNHQQVFARYEPRFNQPELLKQDVSEHENPRDYLSKIFSGAIARWTGDDYHHEYDESWPSFKARVESGLENLCDQLSKSRPRYAVVYTSGGVISVAVGKILGLSPEKTFALNWAITNTSITTLRLVGNEPQLLSLNEHHFIKAQRPDLLTWI from the coding sequence ATGACAACCATTTACTTGATCCGGCATGGCCAGGCCTCTTTTGGCGCAGAAAGTTACGATCAACTTTCGCCCAACGGCGAGTTACAGGCAAAGCTTTTGGGTCGCTATTTTGACGAAATCCTGAAAGAAGCGCCTTATGTGGTGGCTGGTTCCATGCAACGCCATCAACAGACAGCGCAATTATCACTGGACAAATGTTTTCCGGAAAGTGAGATTCTGACCGATAGTGCCTGGAATGAATTTAATCATCAGCAGGTATTCGCCCGTTATGAGCCGCGCTTTAATCAGCCTGAATTGCTGAAACAGGATGTATCAGAACATGAAAATCCACGGGATTATCTGAGCAAGATTTTTAGCGGTGCAATTGCACGCTGGACTGGCGATGATTATCACCATGAATATGATGAATCTTGGCCAAGTTTCAAAGCACGCGTGGAAAGCGGCTTAGAAAATCTGTGTGACCAGTTGTCCAAAAGCCGACCACGCTATGCAGTAGTTTATACCTCAGGTGGGGTGATTTCTGTGGCTGTAGGCAAAATTTTGGGCCTTAGTCCGGAGAAAACCTTTGCTCTGAACTGGGCGATTACCAATACCAGTATCACGACACTACGTCTGGTGGGTAATGAACCGCAACTACTCAGTTTAAATGAACATCATTTTATTAAAGCACAGCGTCCAGACTTATTGACCTGGATTTAA
- a CDS encoding S-(hydroxymethyl)glutathione dehydrogenase/class III alcohol dehydrogenase, translating to MKSRAAVAFGPGQPLEIVEVDVAPPKAGEVLVKISHTGVCHTDAFTLSGEDPEGVFPAILGHEGAGVVVEVGEGVTSLKPGDHVIPLYTAECGECLFCKSGKTNLCVAVRATQGKGVMPDGTTRFSYNGEPIYHYMGCSTFSEYTVVAEVSLAKINPEANHEHVCLLGCGVTTGIGAVHNTAKVQKGDSVAVFGLGGIGLAVVQGARQAKAGRIIVIDTNPDKFELAKQFGATDFLNPKDYDQPIQQVIVEMTGWGVDHSFECIGNVDVMRSALECAHRGWGQSVIIGVAGAGKEISTRPFQLVTGRKWMGTAFGGVKGRSQLPGMVEQSMKGEIQLEPFVTHTMPLDQINEAFDLMHEGKSIRTVIHFD from the coding sequence ATGAAATCACGTGCAGCAGTTGCGTTTGGTCCAGGCCAGCCATTAGAAATTGTAGAAGTGGATGTTGCTCCACCAAAAGCAGGTGAAGTATTAGTAAAAATTAGCCATACAGGTGTGTGTCATACAGATGCATTTACCTTGTCTGGTGAAGATCCTGAAGGTGTATTCCCTGCAATTTTGGGTCATGAAGGTGCGGGTGTGGTCGTTGAAGTAGGTGAAGGAGTCACTAGCCTGAAACCGGGCGATCACGTGATTCCGCTTTATACTGCTGAGTGCGGCGAATGCTTGTTCTGTAAATCAGGTAAGACCAATCTGTGTGTTGCTGTGCGTGCGACCCAAGGTAAAGGCGTCATGCCAGATGGTACGACCCGTTTCTCTTATAATGGCGAGCCGATCTATCATTATATGGGTTGTTCGACTTTTTCTGAATATACCGTGGTTGCTGAAGTTTCTCTGGCAAAAATTAATCCTGAAGCCAATCATGAGCATGTTTGCCTGCTGGGCTGTGGTGTGACTACTGGTATTGGTGCGGTGCATAACACGGCGAAAGTTCAGAAAGGTGACAGTGTTGCAGTATTTGGTTTAGGGGGTATTGGTCTTGCTGTAGTACAAGGCGCACGTCAGGCCAAAGCCGGCCGTATCATTGTGATTGATACCAATCCGGATAAGTTTGAACTGGCGAAACAGTTTGGTGCGACAGATTTCCTAAATCCAAAAGACTATGATCAGCCGATCCAGCAAGTGATCGTTGAAATGACCGGTTGGGGTGTAGACCATTCATTCGAATGTATCGGCAATGTAGATGTGATGCGTTCAGCACTAGAATGTGCGCACCGTGGCTGGGGCCAGTCAGTGATTATTGGTGTAGCCGGTGCAGGTAAAGAAATTTCAACCCGTCCATTCCAGTTAGTCACAGGTCGTAAATGGATGGGTACAGCTTTTGGTGGAGTCAAAGGTCGTTCACAATTACCGGGAATGGTAGAGCAGTCAATGAAAGGGGAAATTCAGCTTGAACCTTTTGTGACTCATACCATGCCATTAGATCAGATCAATGAAGCTTTTGACCTGATGCATGAAGGCAAGTCGATCCGTACGGTCATTCATTTTGACTAA
- a CDS encoding phospholipase D family protein — translation MTKPSPFVCLSIFTFSIMLSGCELAPNTAEEAKITPVRPAHWIDNQLSKQQINSGKTAFLPLYDGFMSMAARLHLINKAKYHLDLQYYIWKDDYIGNMILSQLLKAADRGVKVRVQIDDQNGTQLDDKLLALSQHPNFEVRIFNPYKFRHLRALDYGFRMKKVNHRMHNKLIIADGTAAVTGGRNISSEYFDASEDFQFTDVDIFFAGQSVTDANQTFINFWNDDLSYDVRQVLNDTGHPEMLKRLRTEFEREDVDETALKRRVGIAQKQVEQHLKKQPIHWAPAYFVADSPAKARPHAKNGDYIYTHMLELMGEPKKHLELVSSYFIPTQKGADYLTRRAQQGVKIRILTNSFQANDVAAVHAYYQQYRQQLLKSGIELWEFKPYIVRPERTWYEIMTGDIIPAKNKNSSSLHAKFFDLDGMVFIGSFNFDPRSAYLNTEVGLVIESEDFQKEITSAMDQYLPRVAYQLKLNEKNEMIWLEHQKDGRSIQHLHDPETTKFQRFMMNLVTKFPGEWLM, via the coding sequence ATGACTAAACCTTCGCCCTTTGTATGTTTGAGCATTTTTACTTTTAGCATCATGCTTTCTGGCTGTGAACTGGCTCCCAATACTGCTGAAGAAGCGAAAATCACGCCGGTTCGACCGGCGCACTGGATCGACAATCAACTTTCAAAACAGCAGATCAATAGTGGTAAAACGGCTTTCTTGCCGCTCTATGATGGTTTTATGAGTATGGCAGCACGTCTGCACCTGATTAACAAGGCCAAATATCATCTGGATCTGCAATATTACATCTGGAAGGATGATTATATTGGCAATATGATCTTGTCTCAATTACTCAAAGCTGCCGATCGCGGTGTCAAAGTGCGGGTTCAGATTGATGATCAAAATGGCACCCAGCTTGATGACAAGCTTCTTGCTCTAAGCCAACATCCAAATTTTGAAGTCCGGATTTTTAATCCCTATAAATTTCGTCATTTACGTGCGCTGGATTATGGTTTCCGGATGAAAAAGGTCAATCATCGCATGCACAATAAATTAATCATTGCGGACGGAACTGCAGCCGTGACTGGTGGCCGGAATATCAGCAGTGAATATTTTGATGCCAGTGAAGATTTTCAATTCACCGATGTTGATATATTCTTCGCGGGGCAAAGCGTAACAGATGCCAATCAGACCTTTATTAACTTCTGGAATGATGATCTGAGTTATGATGTACGACAGGTACTCAATGATACCGGCCATCCTGAAATGCTCAAAAGGCTCAGAACTGAATTTGAACGAGAAGATGTTGACGAAACTGCACTCAAACGCCGGGTGGGCATTGCCCAGAAGCAAGTCGAACAACACTTAAAAAAACAACCCATTCACTGGGCGCCGGCTTATTTTGTTGCGGATAGTCCCGCAAAAGCACGCCCCCATGCCAAAAATGGCGATTATATTTATACCCATATGCTCGAACTGATGGGTGAGCCAAAAAAACATCTGGAACTGGTGTCCTCGTATTTTATTCCCACGCAAAAAGGCGCTGACTATTTAACTCGTCGTGCGCAACAAGGCGTGAAAATCAGAATCCTGACCAATTCTTTTCAGGCCAATGATGTGGCTGCGGTGCATGCCTATTACCAGCAATATCGTCAGCAATTATTGAAAAGTGGCATCGAACTCTGGGAATTTAAACCCTACATTGTCCGTCCGGAACGGACCTGGTATGAAATTATGACCGGAGATATCATTCCGGCTAAAAACAAAAATAGCTCCAGTTTGCATGCCAAGTTTTTTGATCTGGATGGCATGGTTTTTATCGGTTCATTTAATTTTGATCCGCGTTCAGCCTATTTGAATACCGAAGTCGGGCTGGTCATTGAGTCGGAAGATTTTCAGAAGGAAATTACCAGTGCGATGGATCAGTACTTACCACGCGTGGCTTATCAGCTTAAGCTGAATGAAAAAAATGAAATGATTTGGCTAGAACATCAAAAAGATGGCCGTAGTATTCAACATTTACATGATCCGGAAACTACAAAATTCCAGCGTTTTATGATGAATCTGGTGACGAAATTTCCCGGTGAATGGTTAATGTAA